In one Chitinivorax tropicus genomic region, the following are encoded:
- a CDS encoding type I-F CRISPR-associated protein Csy1, whose product MKNTLPKRFELLPPEQYLPVGLQLVHFSAKLTNSKVRACGVRLAPDANRTSYPYVYVRNLINQGVDLDLDYLAKSDKAAAIVKHLHAAKHDPAPVMTDDERRHLLEIMDSIKQTKAEIHTSTVSLRTKQILIPKGQGYVALSPLGSNGLGRLLNTRVTQHNQMVKKGDKSSDKPTKLRYLQTAVFGIGGSHPINVGSLAQDLRRPLVFHGPREQPDVKRAIALYYQGSRIVLPRPLLMQYLTWLNQEGRGHTDMRTRLQELAYIHALVRAVLWRAEQDLRCLQEHDSSLPKHTNGPVAETAPRLARGLTLPACRTAEWKYEFAWTVANQIAETNFGKGQPGFNFDGAARQTLCTMIRGML is encoded by the coding sequence ATGAAAAACACTCTACCCAAGCGATTTGAGCTTCTGCCACCGGAGCAGTATTTGCCCGTCGGACTACAACTGGTTCACTTCTCAGCCAAGCTGACCAATAGCAAGGTGCGAGCATGCGGGGTAAGGCTGGCACCGGATGCCAACCGAACCTCCTACCCCTATGTCTATGTAAGAAATTTGATCAACCAAGGGGTAGACCTTGATCTGGATTACCTTGCCAAATCCGACAAGGCCGCAGCCATCGTCAAACATCTACACGCAGCCAAGCACGACCCAGCCCCAGTGATGACTGACGACGAACGTCGCCATCTGTTGGAGATCATGGACTCGATCAAGCAAACGAAAGCCGAAATACACACCAGCACTGTATCGCTCCGTACCAAGCAGATCCTCATTCCCAAGGGTCAAGGGTATGTAGCGCTGTCTCCTCTTGGATCGAACGGCTTGGGGCGGCTACTGAACACACGTGTGACACAACACAACCAAATGGTGAAAAAAGGTGATAAATCATCTGACAAGCCGACCAAGCTGCGATACCTACAAACCGCCGTCTTTGGAATCGGCGGCAGCCATCCAATCAACGTCGGGTCACTGGCCCAGGATCTACGACGACCACTTGTCTTCCATGGCCCCCGAGAGCAACCCGATGTCAAACGTGCCATAGCCCTGTATTACCAGGGCAGTCGCATCGTGCTGCCACGCCCGCTGCTGATGCAGTATTTGACTTGGCTCAATCAAGAAGGGAGAGGTCATACAGATATGCGTACACGACTGCAGGAGTTGGCCTACATCCATGCCTTGGTGCGGGCCGTGCTGTGGCGTGCAGAGCAAGATCTACGATGCCTACAGGAACATGACAGCAGCCTGCCCAAGCACACAAATGGCCCAGTGGCGGAAACAGCGCCCCGCCTGGCTCGTGGGCTTACCCTGCCCGCATGCCGGACGGCGGAATGGAAATATGAATTCGCTTGGACAGTGGCCAACCAGATCGCGGAAACCAACTTTGGCAAAGGTCAGCCGGGGTTCAACTTCGATGGCGCAGCGCGCCAGACACTCTGCACTATGATCCGGGGGATGCTATGA